One Nostoc sp. UHCC 0302 DNA window includes the following coding sequences:
- a CDS encoding acylphosphatase produces MIAYIVKHLLKQFSWVTIILMIALFTFQNVVLADEPPATDSMVALHGIITGKVQKVGFRAFLFKLAIQYNLAGWDQNLSDGTVEFIWQGQQPRIDQAIAKIPTGDTSAIVNQVLTKSIPVIPGLNTFVVRGWTSVSRNYFQPTDLTFTLRDDNSIISAKAAQKIYKNTIRPIVGDK; encoded by the coding sequence ATGATTGCATATATTGTCAAGCATCTTCTCAAACAATTTTCCTGGGTAACGATCATTTTAATGATCGCCCTATTTACTTTTCAAAATGTGGTTCTAGCTGATGAACCACCAGCTACAGATTCTATGGTTGCACTTCACGGAATAATCACTGGCAAGGTACAAAAGGTAGGATTCCGGGCTTTTTTGTTCAAACTGGCGATCCAGTACAACTTGGCTGGTTGGGATCAAAATCTCAGTGATGGAACTGTAGAATTTATTTGGCAAGGACAACAACCCCGAATTGACCAAGCCATAGCAAAAATTCCTACAGGCGATACATCGGCAATTGTGAATCAGGTTTTGACTAAATCAATACCTGTTATTCCTGGACTAAATACTTTTGTTGTTCGGGGTTGGACTTCTGTTAGTCGTAATTATTTTCAACCCACTGATCTAACTTTTACGCTACGTGATGACAATAGCATCATCTCTGCAAAGGCAGCACAAAAAATTTACAAAAATACTATTCGCCCGATTGTAGGGGATAAGTAA
- a CDS encoding efflux RND transporter periplasmic adaptor subunit produces the protein MMTKNIIIKPPPKFTPLQKASLGLLILGIVCFSSWAILGKRSTQPKIDNHKAIPVVVTNVTEATVPLEIRSTGTVEAYSTVSIKSLVDGQLMGVYFQQGQQVKKGQLLFKIDPTPFQADLAQAIAKQVQAQAQVQQAIANLQQASDQVTQAKATRTRDAAQARNADTEAQRYTHLFQQGAVTQEQAQQYHTSADADEATVAADQSAIREAIAAVGSAKANVQNAQANLKAADAAVKSAKTQLAYTTIYAPINGQTGDLQVDQGNLVKANDTSGLVVINQTHPAYVSFSIPQQQLPTLKKYMATGKLEVDALVPNNSAQPIKGELTFVDNTLDATTGTIQLKATFSNTKRQLSPGEFVDVVLKLAQLPNVIIVPSQALQTGQNGQYVFVVKPDKTVAARPVKVGDTVGNETVINQGLQPGEQVVTDGQFNLAPGVSVAIHQ, from the coding sequence ATGATGACTAAAAACATAATCATAAAACCTCCACCAAAATTTACGCCTCTACAAAAAGCTAGTTTGGGTCTACTGATATTAGGAATTGTTTGCTTTTCTAGTTGGGCTATTTTGGGTAAACGCTCCACGCAACCCAAAATAGATAATCACAAAGCTATACCTGTAGTTGTCACCAATGTAACTGAGGCAACAGTACCACTAGAAATCCGCAGCACAGGAACCGTTGAAGCGTACTCCACCGTATCAATTAAATCACTGGTTGATGGACAATTGATGGGAGTTTACTTTCAGCAAGGGCAGCAAGTCAAGAAAGGACAACTATTATTCAAAATTGACCCAACGCCTTTTCAAGCAGACTTAGCTCAAGCGATCGCAAAACAGGTACAAGCACAAGCACAAGTGCAGCAAGCGATCGCAAATCTGCAACAAGCTAGTGACCAAGTAACCCAAGCAAAAGCTACACGGACGAGAGATGCAGCCCAAGCACGCAATGCTGATACTGAAGCACAACGCTATACCCATTTATTCCAACAGGGGGCAGTCACTCAAGAACAAGCTCAACAATATCACACCAGTGCAGATGCAGATGAAGCAACTGTGGCTGCTGATCAAAGTGCAATTCGAGAAGCGATCGCGGCTGTGGGTTCAGCTAAGGCAAATGTGCAAAATGCCCAAGCGAATCTTAAAGCGGCTGATGCTGCTGTCAAAAGTGCTAAAACTCAACTTGCTTACACCACAATCTATGCTCCCATTAACGGGCAAACAGGTGATTTGCAAGTCGATCAAGGTAACTTGGTCAAGGCTAACGATACCAGTGGATTAGTCGTAATTAATCAAACTCATCCTGCTTACGTTTCCTTCTCGATTCCCCAGCAGCAATTACCGACACTTAAAAAATATATGGCTACGGGGAAGTTAGAAGTAGATGCGTTAGTACCAAATAATTCCGCACAGCCAATCAAGGGAGAACTAACTTTTGTAGATAATACCTTGGATGCTACGACTGGAACTATTCAACTGAAAGCTACCTTTAGCAACACTAAAAGACAACTATCACCAGGAGAATTTGTAGATGTGGTACTGAAATTAGCCCAATTACCTAATGTGATCATTGTCCCTTCCCAAGCATTACAAACTGGACAAAACGGGCAGTATGTGTTTGTTGTCAAACCTGACAAAACAGTAGCTGCCCGTCCTGTGAAAGTAGGGGATACCGTGGGCAACGAAACCGTTATTAATCAAGGACTCCAACCCGGTGAGCAAGTCGTCACCGATGGACAATTCAATCTTGCGCCTGGTGTATCTGTTGCTATCCACCAATAA
- a CDS encoding oxidoreductase, with protein sequence MSTQTSRVWLITGSSTGLGRALTEAVLKRGEIVVATARQPQQLAELETQYPRQIITLRLDVTKPDEVQKAVNQAIATFGHIDILVNNAGYGMMGAIEEISDTDVRQQFETNFFGVLNVIRAVLPYLRHQRSGHILNLSSVCGFVSNAAGGIYCSTKFALEGLSEALAKEVASLGIKVTIVEPGAFRTDFTGRSLSLSNQCISDYGNSSAEIIKLLKQIDGKQLGNPIKAAEAMIQVINSDSPPLRLVLGSDAVAMIENKLTAMRTELEAWKPVAMHTAFDEAKVAF encoded by the coding sequence ATGTCAACTCAAACTTCACGTGTTTGGCTGATTACAGGTAGTTCTACAGGCTTGGGTCGCGCTCTCACAGAGGCAGTTTTAAAGCGAGGTGAAATTGTGGTTGCTACAGCTCGTCAACCCCAACAACTTGCAGAGTTAGAAACACAGTATCCCAGACAGATAATAACGTTGCGGCTCGATGTCACTAAACCTGATGAGGTACAAAAAGCTGTAAATCAAGCGATCGCTACGTTCGGGCATATTGATATTTTAGTTAACAATGCGGGTTACGGAATGATGGGCGCGATCGAAGAAATTAGCGATACCGATGTTCGCCAACAATTTGAAACCAATTTCTTTGGTGTATTAAATGTAATTCGTGCTGTACTACCATATCTGCGTCATCAGCGTTCTGGACATATTCTTAATCTTTCATCCGTCTGTGGATTCGTCAGTAATGCAGCTGGAGGCATTTATTGTAGTACCAAGTTTGCTTTAGAAGGATTATCCGAAGCATTAGCAAAAGAAGTCGCTTCCTTGGGTATTAAAGTCACAATTGTAGAACCGGGTGCATTTCGGACGGATTTTACCGGGCGATCGCTAAGTCTTTCTAATCAGTGTATTTCAGACTATGGTAACAGCAGCGCAGAAATTATCAAATTACTAAAACAGATAGATGGTAAACAACTAGGCAATCCTATAAAAGCAGCTGAAGCAATGATCCAGGTGATAAACAGCGACTCTCCTCCCTTGCGATTGGTCTTGGGTTCAGATGCTGTAGCAATGATCGAAAATAAACTAACAGCTATGCGAACAGAACTAGAAGCATGGAAGCCTGTTGCAATGCACACTGCATTTGATGAAGCAAAAGTGGCATTTTAA
- a CDS encoding IS4 family transposase: MATPRMRKDGNPDLRRQTQLPAPAIEEIEAQIYALLEPSNFKPLRDSPGLDNKNLRERKLTLPVMMAVVVSLVYRQIAGLSEAIRLLATEGLMWVEPMLVSKQALSQRLKKIPAKLFAQVFEQVIEKIHATPQANRIPQQWQQLHQTFGAVWIADGSTLEELRKKLKALSDQTTVLAGKMMMVVEAFTHVPTKIWYTEDSKANDKIFAQELLEQLPTGGLLIFDLGFFKFGWFDQFTQQQKFFVTRLREKTSYFVVRCLSTGVYYRDEIIDMGQYRSNPCQYPVRLVSVLWGNSWYYYLTNVLDPQLLSAQQVCELYRCRWRIEDAFKLTKRLLGLAYIWVGDRNGVQIQIFATVIFYTVLNNLSSQIAFALGQPLERISVEMVFRSLYYFAVAVLRRETDNVVDYLVSHYKLFGLLKAERKRHRQIHSRSAQVWADAP, encoded by the coding sequence ATGGCTACTCCCCGGATGAGAAAAGATGGCAATCCAGACTTAAGAAGACAAACACAACTGCCAGCACCAGCAATAGAAGAAATAGAAGCCCAGATATACGCACTACTAGAACCATCAAACTTTAAACCACTAAGAGATTCACCAGGACTAGACAACAAAAACTTAAGAGAAAGAAAATTAACATTACCAGTGATGATGGCAGTGGTAGTAAGTCTGGTGTATCGACAAATAGCCGGATTAAGCGAAGCAATCAGATTATTAGCCACAGAAGGATTAATGTGGGTAGAACCGATGTTAGTGAGTAAACAAGCACTCTCACAAAGGTTAAAGAAAATACCAGCAAAATTATTTGCACAAGTGTTTGAGCAAGTCATCGAAAAAATCCATGCCACCCCACAGGCAAATAGAATCCCACAGCAGTGGCAACAACTACATCAGACTTTTGGTGCAGTGTGGATAGCGGATGGGTCAACACTAGAAGAATTACGCAAAAAGTTAAAAGCATTATCAGACCAAACAACAGTGTTGGCAGGAAAAATGATGATGGTGGTAGAAGCGTTTACTCATGTACCGACCAAAATCTGGTACACGGAAGATAGCAAAGCTAATGACAAAATTTTTGCCCAGGAGCTATTAGAGCAACTGCCAACTGGCGGACTATTGATTTTCGATTTGGGTTTTTTCAAGTTTGGCTGGTTTGACCAGTTTACACAGCAGCAGAAGTTTTTCGTGACGCGATTGCGCGAAAAAACTTCTTACTTTGTGGTGCGCTGTTTATCAACTGGTGTTTACTATCGTGACGAAATCATCGATATGGGACAATATCGATCCAATCCTTGTCAGTATCCAGTTCGCTTAGTTTCTGTACTCTGGGGTAATAGTTGGTACTACTATTTGACCAATGTGCTTGACCCACAGTTATTATCTGCACAACAAGTGTGTGAACTCTACCGTTGTCGTTGGCGGATTGAAGATGCCTTTAAGCTGACTAAACGACTTCTGGGTCTGGCTTATATTTGGGTTGGCGACCGTAACGGGGTTCAGATTCAAATCTTTGCGACTGTGATTTTCTACACTGTTCTCAACAATTTATCTTCTCAAATCGCGTTCGCACTCGGTCAGCCACTTGAACGTATTTCTGTGGAAATGGTCTTTCGCAGTTTGTATTACTTTGCTGTGGCTGTTTTGCGTCGTGAAACTGATAATGTTGTTGACTATTTAGTTTCACATTACAAGCTTTTTGGTTTGCTTAAAGCCGAGCGCAAACGTCATCGTCAGATTCACTCGCGGTCGGCTCAAGTCTGGGCTGATGCTCCTTAA
- the glsA gene encoding glutaminase A: protein MPNSLQDIISPLHNYLIALHQKYKLLKEGKVANYIPQLERANTDWFGISIVNTDGQIYSVGDYQQTFTIQSISKPFVYGLALENYGRETVLNRVGLEPTGEAFNSIVLDQKNNRPCNPMVNAGAIATTDLLTGDNCTEGLQQIIEMFRLYTGRWLDVDIPVFLSEKATGSRNKAIAYLMYNSGMISDRIEKTLDIYFQQCSISVTCNDLAMMGATLANKGMNPITGEQAIKSHYVQDILSLMHTCGMYDFAGEWAYRVGLPAKSGVSGGIVAVVPGKCGIGIFSPLLDAKGNSIRAVKVCEELAKDFGLHIYGAVEPTYDLAFSMQQPYPFLTATYSG, encoded by the coding sequence ATGCCAAATAGCCTTCAGGATATAATCTCTCCATTGCATAATTATTTAATTGCACTACATCAAAAATATAAATTGCTAAAAGAAGGCAAAGTAGCAAACTATATCCCACAATTGGAAAGGGCTAATACAGATTGGTTTGGTATTTCTATAGTTAATACAGATGGGCAAATTTATTCAGTAGGAGACTACCAGCAAACATTTACTATCCAATCTATTTCTAAACCATTTGTCTACGGTCTAGCATTGGAGAATTATGGACGGGAGACTGTATTGAATAGAGTAGGGCTAGAACCGACTGGAGAGGCTTTTAACTCGATTGTTCTAGATCAAAAAAATAATCGTCCCTGTAATCCTATGGTAAATGCAGGGGCGATCGCCACTACTGATTTATTAACAGGTGATAATTGTACTGAAGGACTTCAACAAATAATAGAAATGTTTCGTCTTTACACAGGCCGGTGGCTTGATGTAGATATTCCTGTATTTTTATCAGAAAAAGCCACTGGGAGTAGAAATAAAGCGATCGCCTACCTGATGTATAATTCTGGGATGATTAGTGACAGGATTGAGAAAACTCTCGATATATACTTTCAACAATGTTCTATTTCAGTTACCTGCAATGATTTAGCGATGATGGGAGCAACTTTGGCTAATAAAGGAATGAATCCTATCACAGGAGAACAAGCAATCAAAAGCCATTATGTACAAGATATTCTTAGCCTGATGCATACCTGTGGAATGTATGATTTTGCTGGGGAATGGGCTTATAGAGTTGGACTTCCTGCTAAAAGTGGCGTTAGCGGCGGTATAGTTGCAGTCGTACCTGGAAAGTGTGGAATTGGTATTTTTTCGCCCCTTCTTGATGCTAAAGGTAATAGTATACGTGCGGTCAAAGTTTGTGAAGAACTTGCCAAAGATTTTGGGCTACATATATATGGTGCTGTGGAACCTACTTATGATCTCGCATTTTCGATGCAGCAGCCTTATCCCTTTCTCACAGCTACGTATAGCGGCTGA